In Salmo trutta chromosome 37, fSalTru1.1, whole genome shotgun sequence, the following proteins share a genomic window:
- the LOC115176541 gene encoding protein BTG3 translates to MKREVNAGVDFLRRLAVERGGLDGTKADAFAGKLRQLLCDKFKDHWYPDNPNKGQAFRCIRVSEGVVCDEQVLRACEESKLKPSELGLPCEVALWIDPLEVCVRSGENCRYFTVARFKEGEEEDEEDVKGDKDVDLNTSDYHSASSSDCGSAVSSDTEEEGKDGEMDGRKDEEKTKEKEGKKEKVEGEPCAIAMMPRVRDRLRVEHAQQKVTKTLLQPTSQHYFYHPAPVWPTTYKKKGPVFLTTIYAPPPPPPPVFGYYVLPQPPPQFIMPYATLQPWGAVKN, encoded by the exons ATGAAGAGAGAGGTAAATGCCGGGGTGGATTTCCTGAGACGCCTAGCCGTGGAGCGGGGGGGCTTGGATGGTACCAAAGCTGACGCTTTTGCTGGAAAGCTGCGGCAACTTCTGTGCGACAAATTCAAAGACCACTGGTACCCCGACAACCCCAACAAAGGACAGGCATTCAG GTGTATCAGGGTAAGCGAGGGGGTGGTGTGTGATGAGCAGGTGCTGAGAGCGTGTGAGGAGAGCAAGCTCAAACCCAGCGAGCTGGGACTCCCATGCGAGGTTGCGCTGTGGATCGACCCACTGGAGGTGTGCGTACG GTCAGGGGAGAACTGCAGGTACTTCACAGTAGCTCGTTTcaaagaaggagaagaggaggatgaggaagatgtGAAAGGAGACAAAGATGTTGACCTGAATACATCTGACTACCACTCTGCCAGCTCGTCTGACTGTGGCTCCGCTGTCTCCAGCGAtacagaggaggaggggaaggatggagagatggacggAAGAAAAGATGAGGAGAAGacaaaagagaaagagggaaaaaaagagaagGTGGAGGGCGAACCTTGTGCGATTGCCATGATGCCCAGGGTTCGGGACAGGCTCAGGGTGGAGCATGCTCAACAGAAGGTCACCAAAACACTG ctccagcCCACCTCTCAGCATTACTTCTACCACCCTGCCCCTGTGTGGCCCACAACATACAAGAAGAAGGGTCCTGTGTTCCTCACCACAATATACgcgcctccacctccacctcctccagtgTTCGGCTACTACGTCCTGCCCCAGCCACCCCCGCAGTTCATCATGCCTTATGCCACTCTGCAGCCATGGGGGGCTGTGAAGAACTAA